The proteins below are encoded in one region of Roseovarius bejariae:
- a CDS encoding outer membrane beta-barrel protein produces MPFEFDAGATFSEQYTDNVFLTANDRRSDFITVFAPWMGLSYRAENFRLNLEASAEIARFAENSNEDYEDYFLGGEAQYRISDTVFAFGGLDYSLGHESRESPDDVNGSRPTELREASGYIGLGGKVADRNFRLGLNVRDLNYDDTPAALGVIDNDDRDRRQIEFGGRLGVASTENGELFVQGIYDHREYDQAIDNQGAGFQRSSKGYQAALGYTGAIGPMEGEVLLGLMSQDYDDPRFGTTVAVDLGADVTMPLGGGTELDAIVERSIEETTLSGASGYVSSSAGLRLRHRVASNMSLAAYGFLTQNDYQNLPRTDMLKETGLSLRYYFNPRLYLDTNYDFRQRQSDVAGADFDEHRITLRFGASLNPRFDKKTDNLAKAGAGGFYAGVQVGDNAMHTKVDGPRGAGGNLTADFGDHGLAGGVFAGYRREFGNLVLGAEVEAELNDTEWSHLAGRNFAVERGNAYALSGIAGLRTTSGNLLYGRFGVVSAEFDSTYQQGANPVVVKSDNETGLLFGVGAEIPFGNGLSGRMEYQLRAYDDYPIGSPMGTANNDNFANVESLARFGLVYAFGKQASTSQTATKADFSGLYAGAQLGHGTIQSDNSGPRPNSAAPAFTLVTTRAGQGFTGGLFAGYGVQNGRFYVGGEAEFELSSANWNVERSPTGRIYSAEKLSTVGLGVRVGYVLNDNVLLYGRAGAVRSEFDFDYTYGGAAVDMRETLDGIRIGAGIEFPVGKKTTARFDYTQTEYDANAVFYGQGTDRFDTSERLFHIGLTRQF; encoded by the coding sequence ATGCCTTTCGAATTCGATGCAGGGGCTACATTCTCGGAGCAGTATACCGACAATGTGTTTTTAACGGCCAACGACCGCCGCTCAGATTTCATCACGGTTTTTGCGCCTTGGATGGGGCTGTCGTACCGGGCGGAAAATTTCCGGCTGAACCTGGAGGCAAGTGCCGAAATCGCGCGTTTTGCCGAAAACTCGAACGAAGACTACGAAGATTATTTCCTGGGGGGCGAAGCGCAATATCGTATCAGCGATACGGTTTTTGCCTTTGGCGGTCTGGATTACTCGCTGGGCCACGAAAGCCGTGAGTCCCCGGATGACGTGAACGGTTCGCGACCGACAGAGCTGCGTGAGGCGAGCGGATATATTGGACTGGGCGGCAAGGTGGCCGACCGCAATTTCCGTTTGGGCCTGAATGTACGGGACCTGAACTACGATGACACGCCCGCAGCATTGGGCGTGATCGACAATGATGACCGCGACCGCCGCCAGATCGAGTTCGGTGGGCGCCTTGGGGTTGCCAGCACCGAAAATGGCGAGCTGTTCGTTCAGGGAATTTACGATCACCGCGAATACGATCAGGCGATCGACAATCAGGGGGCCGGGTTTCAGCGCAGCTCCAAAGGCTACCAGGCCGCATTGGGTTATACCGGCGCGATCGGCCCGATGGAGGGCGAGGTTCTGCTTGGGCTAATGTCGCAGGACTATGACGACCCGCGATTTGGCACGACTGTTGCGGTTGACCTCGGGGCCGATGTGACAATGCCGTTGGGTGGCGGCACCGAACTCGACGCGATTGTCGAGCGCAGTATCGAGGAAACCACCCTGTCCGGCGCGTCAGGTTATGTATCCTCATCCGCGGGCCTGCGATTGCGCCATCGCGTGGCAAGCAACATGTCATTGGCGGCATACGGGTTTCTGACGCAAAACGATTATCAGAACCTTCCGCGGACCGACATGCTCAAGGAAACGGGGCTGTCGCTGCGGTACTATTTCAATCCGCGCCTTTATCTGGATACGAACTATGATTTTCGTCAGCGTCAATCCGACGTGGCCGGGGCGGATTTCGATGAACACAGGATCACGCTGCGCTTTGGGGCCTCTCTCAACCCGCGTTTCGACAAGAAAACCGATAATCTGGCAAAGGCAGGCGCAGGTGGCTTTTATGCCGGTGTGCAGGTTGGTGACAACGCCATGCATACCAAGGTTGACGGCCCGCGCGGCGCGGGCGGGAACCTGACGGCGGATTTCGGGGATCACGGCCTGGCCGGCGGGGTATTCGCAGGGTATCGGCGCGAATTCGGCAATCTCGTTCTGGGGGCCGAGGTCGAGGCGGAGCTCAACGATACGGAGTGGTCACACCTGGCGGGTCGCAACTTCGCGGTCGAACGCGGAAACGCCTATGCGCTAAGCGGGATTGCAGGGCTTCGTACGACCAGTGGCAATCTTTTGTACGGTCGCTTTGGCGTGGTCTCGGCGGAATTCGACAGCACCTATCAGCAAGGCGCAAACCCTGTTGTCGTCAAATCGGATAACGAAACCGGGCTATTGTTCGGGGTCGGCGCCGAGATTCCATTTGGCAACGGATTGTCCGGCCGGATGGAGTATCAACTCAGGGCCTATGACGACTATCCTATCGGGTCGCCCATGGGCACGGCAAACAATGATAATTTCGCCAATGTGGAAAGCCTTGCGCGTTTCGGCCTTGTCTATGCCTTCGGCAAGCAGGCAAGCACATCGCAAACGGCAACCAAGGCGGATTTCTCGGGCCTGTATGCCGGTGCGCAGCTTGGCCATGGAACGATCCAAAGCGATAATTCCGGACCTCGCCCCAATTCTGCGGCTCCGGCTTTCACGCTTGTCACCACCCGGGCAGGCCAAGGATTTACCGGAGGCCTTTTCGCCGGTTACGGCGTTCAGAACGGAAGGTTTTATGTCGGCGGCGAAGCGGAGTTCGAGCTTTCATCGGCGAACTGGAACGTGGAGCGCAGTCCTACTGGCAGGATCTACTCCGCTGAAAAGCTCTCGACCGTGGGCTTGGGCGTTCGTGTCGGCTATGTCCTGAACGACAATGTCTTGCTCTATGGGCGGGCCGGTGCCGTACGTTCGGAATTCGACTTTGACTATACCTATGGCGGGGCCGCCGTCGATATGAGGGAAACGCTGGACGGTATTCGGATCGGTGCCGGTATCGAGTTTCCTGTCGGTAAGAAAACGACCGCCCGGTTTGACTACACGCAAACGGAATATGACGCGAATGCCGTCTTTTATGGGCAGGGTACGGACCGTTTCGATACCTCGGAACGGCTATTCCATATTGGTCTGACGCGACAGTTCTGA
- the msrQ gene encoding protein-methionine-sulfoxide reductase heme-binding subunit MsrQ, with amino-acid sequence MLVDRFNTLARRIPTAALYILCALPAPWLFYLGVTGGLGAEPIKALERELGEIALQLVVAGLAITPLRRFLGVNLLKFRRALGLMAFFYVSVHLSVWLFLDVQIAAQIWADIIKRPYVTIGMVGFLMMIPLALTSNNYSVRKLGQKWRRLHKLTYVVAILGAIHFIWLSKGFQLEPLIYLSVILGLLAFRIRPQRRKQAA; translated from the coding sequence ATGTTGGTGGACCGTTTCAATACCCTTGCCCGGCGCATCCCCACAGCGGCCCTATATATACTGTGTGCACTTCCGGCGCCGTGGCTCTTTTACCTGGGGGTCACCGGCGGGCTTGGGGCCGAACCCATCAAGGCGTTGGAGCGCGAGTTGGGCGAGATCGCGCTACAGCTTGTCGTCGCCGGATTGGCCATTACCCCACTACGCCGCTTTCTGGGTGTGAACCTTTTGAAGTTCCGCCGTGCGCTTGGCCTCATGGCCTTCTTCTATGTGTCGGTCCATCTTTCGGTCTGGCTGTTCCTGGATGTGCAGATTGCGGCGCAAATCTGGGCCGACATTATAAAGCGTCCCTATGTGACCATTGGCATGGTCGGATTCCTTATGATGATTCCGCTCGCTCTGACCTCGAACAATTATTCGGTTCGCAAACTGGGGCAAAAATGGCGGCGGCTCCATAAGCTCACTTATGTGGTCGCGATTCTCGGGGCGATTCACTTCATATGGCTGTCCAAGGGCTTTCAACTGGAGCCGCTGATCTATCTTTCGGTGATTTTGGGGCTTCTGGCGTTTCGGATTCGTCCGCAGCGCCGGAAACAGGCGGCCTGA
- the msrP gene encoding protein-methionine-sulfoxide reductase catalytic subunit MsrP, with the protein MAFRWKNDLTEAAVTPEHIYMNRRQWIAGAAAGLGLAGMGGTARAKEGALQPNEWDDITSYNNYYEFGTGKDDPARYADRLTTQPWTVKIDGMVERPADYTVEDIMAKMTIEDRLYRFRCVEAWSMVVPWNGFELADLLNMAGVQSGAKYVAFETALRPDEMPGVQFPVLDWPYVEGLRLDEAMHPLTIMTTGIYGRDIPNQNGAPLRLVVPWKYGFKSIKSIVRITLTDQEPPTSWNKANPREYGFYSNVNPTVDHPRWSQATERQIGGGLFAPRIPTKMFNGYEAEVASLYDGMDLTKNF; encoded by the coding sequence ATGGCTTTTCGCTGGAAAAACGACCTGACCGAGGCGGCGGTGACGCCGGAACATATCTATATGAACCGCCGCCAATGGATCGCCGGGGCCGCCGCGGGCTTGGGGCTTGCCGGGATGGGCGGTACGGCCCGCGCGAAAGAGGGCGCGCTTCAGCCCAACGAGTGGGACGACATCACCAGCTACAACAACTATTATGAGTTCGGAACCGGCAAGGATGATCCGGCCCGCTATGCCGACCGCCTGACCACGCAGCCCTGGACCGTCAAGATCGACGGGATGGTCGAGCGACCCGCCGATTATACGGTCGAAGACATCATGGCGAAGATGACCATCGAGGATCGGCTATACCGTTTCCGCTGTGTCGAGGCGTGGTCGATGGTGGTGCCGTGGAACGGATTCGAACTGGCCGACCTTCTGAATATGGCCGGTGTTCAGTCAGGCGCGAAATACGTGGCCTTTGAAACCGCCCTGCGCCCCGATGAAATGCCCGGTGTGCAATTCCCGGTTCTGGACTGGCCCTATGTCGAAGGCCTGCGCCTGGATGAGGCGATGCACCCCCTCACTATAATGACGACCGGAATCTATGGCCGCGACATCCCCAACCAGAACGGTGCGCCCCTGCGTCTGGTGGTGCCATGGAAGTACGGGTTCAAATCCATCAAGTCGATCGTCCGGATCACCCTGACCGATCAGGAACCGCCGACAAGTTGGAACAAGGCCAACCCGCGCGAATATGGCTTCTATAGTAATGTGAACCCAACCGTGGATCACCCGCGGTGGAGCCAAGCCACTGAACGGCAAATCGGCGGCGGGCTTTTTGCCCCGCGCATCCCGACCAAGATGTTCAACGGCTACGAGGCCGAGGTCGCCAGCCTGTATGACGGCATGGACCTGACCAAGAACTTCTGA
- a CDS encoding FMN-binding glutamate synthase family protein, which yields MTYAVNALELLALIFVIALGLVALAVLILFILDKTQTGDAIRRNYPVIGRFRGLFTKLGEFFRQYFFAMDREEMPFNRAQRDWVYHAGKGKGNTVAFGSTRNLSIAGTPIFVNACFPPLDDQFAATAPLEIGPTAAVPYRAKSIYNISGMSYGAISRPAVEALSRGAAKAGIWLNTGEGGLSPFHLKGGCDIVYQIGTAKYGVRDENGNLDDSKLREVGANPHVKMFELKLAQGAKPGKGGILPGEKVSAEIAAIRGIAEGQDSISPNRHREIDSYADLLDVVAHIREVTGKPCGFKTVIGSSDAWAAFFELINERGPDCAPDFITIDGGEGGTGAAPMPLIDLVGMPIREALPRMVDLRDRHDLKDRIRIVASGKLVNPSDVAWALCAGADFVTSARGFMFSLGCIQALKCNRNTCPTGITTHAPHLQAGLVVEDKFEKVANYAKSVIKEVETIAHSVGVAEPRLMRRRHVRIVQADGTSIPFNKIRPSYNAPTQT from the coding sequence ATGACCTATGCCGTGAATGCCCTTGAACTGCTCGCCCTGATTTTCGTGATCGCCCTCGGCCTCGTTGCCTTGGCGGTCTTGATCCTGTTCATCCTCGACAAAACCCAAACCGGCGACGCCATCCGCCGTAACTATCCTGTCATCGGGCGCTTTCGTGGGCTTTTCACAAAACTGGGCGAATTTTTCCGGCAGTATTTCTTCGCAATGGACCGCGAGGAAATGCCCTTCAATCGCGCACAGCGCGATTGGGTCTACCACGCGGGCAAGGGTAAGGGGAACACGGTGGCCTTCGGGTCTACCCGGAACCTGTCGATTGCCGGCACCCCGATTTTCGTCAATGCCTGTTTTCCGCCGCTGGATGATCAATTCGCCGCAACCGCACCGCTGGAGATCGGGCCGACGGCGGCCGTGCCTTACCGGGCCAAGTCGATCTACAATATTTCCGGCATGAGTTACGGCGCCATTTCCCGCCCCGCCGTCGAGGCGCTCAGCCGGGGCGCTGCCAAGGCTGGCATCTGGCTGAATACCGGGGAAGGGGGGCTGTCGCCCTTCCACCTCAAGGGCGGCTGCGACATCGTCTATCAGATCGGCACCGCGAAATACGGGGTGCGCGATGAGAATGGCAATCTTGATGACTCTAAGCTGCGTGAGGTGGGCGCAAACCCGCACGTCAAGATGTTCGAACTGAAGCTCGCCCAAGGGGCCAAGCCCGGCAAGGGCGGTATCCTGCCCGGTGAAAAGGTCAGTGCCGAGATTGCCGCGATCCGGGGTATCGCCGAAGGACAGGACAGCATCTCGCCCAACCGGCATCGCGAGATCGACAGTTATGCCGACCTTCTGGACGTGGTGGCCCATATCCGCGAGGTCACCGGCAAGCCCTGCGGCTTCAAGACGGTCATCGGCTCATCGGATGCTTGGGCCGCGTTCTTCGAGCTTATCAATGAACGCGGGCCGGACTGCGCACCCGATTTCATCACGATCGATGGAGGAGAAGGGGGCACCGGGGCCGCACCGATGCCCCTGATCGACCTTGTCGGGATGCCGATCCGCGAAGCCCTTCCGCGCATGGTGGACCTGCGCGACCGCCATGACCTCAAGGATCGCATCCGCATCGTCGCCAGCGGCAAGCTGGTGAATCCCTCGGATGTGGCATGGGCACTTTGCGCAGGGGCCGATTTCGTCACGTCCGCGCGGGGCTTTATGTTCTCGCTTGGCTGCATTCAGGCGCTCAAGTGCAATCGCAACACCTGCCCCACCGGCATCACCACTCATGCGCCCCACCTTCAGGCGGGTCTCGTGGTCGAGGACAAGTTCGAGAAAGTCGCCAACTACGCCAAGTCCGTCATCAAGGAGGTCGAGACAATCGCCCACTCCGTCGGCGTGGCCGAACCGCGCCTGATGCGGCGGCGGCATGTGCGTATCGTGCAGGCCGATGGTACCTCGATCCCGTTCAACAAGATCCGGCCAAGTTACAACGCCCCCACACAGACGTGA
- a CDS encoding DUF302 domain-containing protein, with amino-acid sequence MKHWILATALGLAAQSVTAQEMVTYTTDQSFGDVAFGLESAILDKGLVIDHVSHVGEMLERTRADVGSDVVLFTQADTYSFCSASLSREVMEADPMNIAFCPYDIFIAERADNPGEVTVGYRAFPEGEMQKIQELLDGIARAAIGIE; translated from the coding sequence ATGAAACATTGGATACTGGCCACCGCATTGGGGCTGGCCGCCCAAAGCGTCACGGCACAGGAGATGGTGACCTATACCACCGACCAGAGCTTTGGCGATGTGGCCTTCGGGCTGGAAAGTGCCATTCTGGACAAGGGGTTGGTCATTGATCACGTGAGCCATGTGGGCGAGATGCTGGAGCGGACACGGGCCGATGTGGGATCGGACGTGGTGCTGTTCACGCAGGCCGATACCTACAGCTTTTGTTCGGCGTCCCTGTCGCGGGAGGTGATGGAGGCGGACCCGATGAACATCGCCTTTTGCCCCTATGACATCTTCATCGCCGAGCGGGCGGATAATCCCGGCGAGGTGACTGTGGGATACCGGGCCTTCCCCGAGGGCGAGATGCAGAAGATCCAGGAACTTCTGGACGGCATCGCGCGGGCGGCCATCGGCATAGAGTGA
- a CDS encoding fasciclin domain-containing protein: MFRRTYLAMTAAAALMAGPALADGHGKMDIVDTAVDAGSFETLVAAVQAAGLVETLKGEGPFTVFAPTDEAFAALPDGTVEDLLKPENKDKLTSILTYHVVPGKVMSGDLSNNMMAATVEGSEVTIMTEGGVTVDGANVVSADIEASNGVIHVIDGVIMPK; encoded by the coding sequence ATGTTTCGCCGTACCTATCTTGCTATGACTGCCGCCGCCGCGTTGATGGCGGGCCCTGCCCTTGCCGACGGGCATGGGAAAATGGACATCGTGGATACCGCCGTGGATGCGGGTAGCTTCGAAACCCTGGTGGCCGCCGTGCAAGCCGCCGGGCTGGTGGAGACCTTGAAGGGTGAAGGGCCCTTCACCGTGTTCGCCCCCACCGATGAAGCCTTTGCCGCGCTGCCGGATGGCACGGTCGAAGACCTGCTCAAGCCCGAGAACAAGGACAAGCTGACCTCGATCCTGACGTACCATGTGGTGCCGGGCAAGGTGATGTCGGGTGACCTGTCGAACAACATGATGGCCGCGACCGTCGAAGGCAGCGAAGTGACCATCATGACCGAAGGTGGCGTGACCGTGGATGGCGCGAATGTCGTGAGTGCCGACATCGAGGCCAGCAATGGTGTCATTCACGTCATCGACGGTGTGATCATGCCCAAGTAA
- a CDS encoding glycosyltransferase family 2 protein, with the protein MAGQVHFREMAGTTANGITLLEAVAHNADGGQVATLYFQPGTDPKHLGFPKRAEVLSLFTIGGAPVVRLSLPRKGAFALSFAGARVEVTPAAPECRAFEGLDAAAALSNGEGADTILQWLAFNAEHQGMNAAVILDRTRPGERPEFDAALTQGVAAMDRPMQVTVLRSHHPLGKQDLPAEGHPFCAPAAPGKDRMEIPPPAPWSSPIGALHCYEIMRDRFLGEARAVANVEVHDLIVDDGEDSVFDRAVAANGGVIQLLGQTCYPWRVRNNDPIRFADHICVQFDAAKPKSRWCIAPAKAPEKAIWRLTRIGNADPDLKTPGRFYRFMNLRHPAEAVSLIVPKTALIEDDRLLELSKKTFGHKPVRVPDVSPKKVQKGRGRRAIVTTMKNEGPFILEWLAYHRAIGFDDFLIYTNDCADGTDDMFDLLQAKGYLQHRDNPFREMNLKPQHAALAAAGEEPIIKDAKWATCIDVDEFINIKVGDGTLDDLFKAVPDANMIAMTWRLFGNADIADFHDDLIIRQFTRCAPEFARKPHQAWGFKTLFQNAGIFKKLGVHRPKGLNPQLVDDICWVNGSGVPLPESMYRNGWRSTVTTYGYDLVQLNHYAVRSAESFLVKRDRGRVNHVDRDQGLAYWFRMNNNAEQDTSVQRMIPRVEAELAKFMADPEIAAMHAHCVKMHRAKIDELRATENYSNFFAELNGDRMRKLAHMHAHFGSNVFLSGPECVPDDVLARDPEEDFFFTVEKGETQH; encoded by the coding sequence ATGGCAGGGCAGGTACACTTTCGCGAAATGGCCGGGACCACGGCCAATGGCATCACCCTTTTAGAGGCCGTGGCGCATAACGCCGACGGCGGGCAGGTGGCCACCCTCTATTTCCAACCCGGCACCGATCCCAAGCACCTGGGTTTCCCGAAACGGGCCGAGGTCCTCTCGCTGTTCACCATCGGCGGGGCGCCGGTGGTGCGCCTGTCATTGCCGCGCAAGGGGGCGTTCGCCCTCTCCTTCGCCGGCGCCCGGGTCGAGGTGACGCCCGCGGCCCCCGAATGTCGCGCCTTCGAGGGTCTCGATGCCGCCGCCGCCCTGTCCAATGGCGAGGGCGCCGACACCATCCTGCAATGGCTGGCGTTCAACGCCGAACATCAGGGCATGAACGCCGCCGTCATCCTCGACCGGACCCGCCCCGGTGAGCGCCCCGAGTTCGACGCGGCCCTGACCCAAGGCGTCGCCGCCATGGATCGCCCCATGCAGGTCACCGTCCTGCGGTCTCACCACCCCTTGGGCAAACAGGACCTGCCCGCCGAGGGCCACCCCTTCTGCGCCCCCGCCGCCCCCGGCAAGGACCGCATGGAGATTCCACCCCCCGCGCCATGGTCCTCGCCCATCGGCGCGCTGCATTGTTACGAGATCATGCGCGATCGGTTCCTGGGCGAGGCCCGCGCGGTGGCCAATGTCGAGGTTCACGACCTGATCGTCGATGACGGCGAGGACAGCGTCTTCGACCGCGCCGTTGCCGCCAATGGCGGGGTGATCCAGCTTCTGGGGCAAACCTGTTACCCATGGCGCGTGCGCAACAACGACCCGATCCGCTTTGCCGATCACATCTGCGTACAGTTCGACGCCGCCAAGCCGAAATCGCGCTGGTGCATTGCCCCCGCCAAGGCCCCCGAAAAGGCCATCTGGCGCCTTACCCGTATCGGCAACGCCGACCCGGACCTGAAAACACCGGGCCGCTTCTACCGCTTCATGAACCTGCGCCACCCGGCCGAGGCGGTCTCGCTCATCGTGCCGAAAACCGCGCTGATCGAAGACGACCGCCTGCTGGAGCTGTCGAAAAAGACCTTCGGCCACAAACCCGTGCGCGTGCCGGATGTCTCGCCCAAAAAGGTGCAAAAGGGCCGGGGCCGCCGCGCCATCGTCACCACCATGAAAAACGAAGGCCCCTTTATCCTTGAATGGCTGGCCTATCACCGCGCCATCGGGTTCGATGATTTCCTGATCTACACCAATGATTGCGCCGATGGCACCGACGATATGTTCGACCTGCTACAGGCCAAGGGATACCTTCAGCACCGCGATAATCCCTTCCGCGAGATGAACCTCAAACCCCAGCACGCGGCGCTGGCCGCGGCGGGGGAGGAGCCGATCATCAAAGATGCCAAATGGGCCACCTGCATCGACGTGGATGAATTCATCAACATCAAGGTGGGTGATGGCACGTTGGATGACCTGTTCAAGGCCGTGCCCGATGCCAACATGATCGCCATGACATGGCGGTTGTTCGGCAATGCCGACATTGCCGATTTCCACGATGACCTGATCATCCGGCAATTCACCCGATGCGCCCCCGAATTCGCCCGCAAGCCGCATCAGGCATGGGGGTTCAAGACGCTGTTCCAGAACGCGGGCATCTTCAAGAAACTGGGGGTGCACCGGCCCAAGGGCCTCAATCCGCAACTGGTGGATGACATCTGTTGGGTCAACGGGTCCGGCGTGCCGCTGCCGGAATCGATGTATCGCAACGGCTGGCGCTCGACGGTCACGACCTATGGCTATGACCTCGTACAGCTCAATCATTACGCCGTGCGCTCCGCCGAAAGCTTCCTCGTGAAGCGTGACCGGGGCCGGGTGAACCACGTCGACCGCGATCAGGGCCTCGCCTACTGGTTCCGCATGAACAACAACGCCGAGCAAGACACCTCGGTGCAGCGGATGATTCCACGGGTCGAAGCGGAACTCGCGAAATTCATGGCCGACCCCGAGATCGCCGCGATGCACGCCCATTGCGTGAAAATGCACCGCGCCAAGATCGATGAGTTGCGCGCGACCGAGAACTACTCGAACTTCTTTGCCGAGTTGAACGGCGACCGGATGCGCAAGCTGGCGCATATGCACGCGCACTTCGGGTCCAACGTCTTCCTGTCGGGGCCGGAATGCGTGCCCGACGACGTGCTGGCCCGCGACCCGGAAGAAGATTTCTTCTTTACCGTCGAGAAAGGCGAGACACAGCATTAG
- a CDS encoding glycosyltransferase family 2 protein, translating into MTVLGVTCLRDDGPYVVEWVAHHLAAGVDHILVLSHDCTDGSDALLDALQASGRVTHLPFAPQGRKSVQWQALKLAGEHPRVTGADWVLVFDCDEFLSLDPGCADLSGFMDHVQGQGGKADAVAIPWRLFGSDGQAGHDPALTPDRFRRAAPRDLQFPMAHLFKSLVRPKAFQKLGVHRPRRKPRRDAVWLSAWGERLPDGFVQNDEMITLYNHAKAHAPLAELNHYSLRSRDEFMLKRHRGLPNHMKKPIDVGYWVERNWNTVEEPRIDSMLPATRALLEDLMTLPDVRACHDATVAAHQRRLAEIMQDVEETRFHWQLGLTTNSTPPSPEALRSYLRTMAAARGNKG; encoded by the coding sequence ATGACGGTTCTGGGTGTCACATGTTTACGCGATGACGGCCCCTATGTGGTGGAATGGGTGGCGCATCATCTGGCGGCGGGGGTGGATCATATCCTCGTGCTCAGCCACGATTGCACCGATGGCAGCGATGCTCTCTTGGATGCCTTGCAGGCCTCAGGCCGGGTGACGCACCTGCCGTTCGCGCCACAGGGGCGCAAATCCGTGCAATGGCAGGCCCTCAAGCTGGCGGGGGAACATCCGCGTGTCACCGGGGCTGATTGGGTTCTGGTGTTCGACTGCGATGAATTCCTGTCACTCGATCCCGGCTGCGCCGACCTCTCGGGGTTCATGGATCATGTACAAGGGCAGGGCGGCAAGGCCGATGCCGTCGCCATCCCGTGGCGGTTGTTCGGCTCGGATGGGCAGGCGGGCCATGACCCCGCCCTCACGCCCGATCGCTTCCGCCGCGCCGCCCCCCGCGATCTGCAATTCCCCATGGCGCATCTTTTCAAATCGCTGGTGCGCCCCAAGGCATTTCAGAAACTCGGCGTCCACCGCCCCCGCCGCAAACCGCGCCGCGATGCGGTCTGGCTCAGCGCGTGGGGCGAACGCCTGCCAGATGGCTTCGTGCAAAACGACGAGATGATCACGCTTTACAACCACGCCAAGGCCCACGCCCCCTTGGCCGAGTTGAACCACTATTCCCTGCGGTCACGCGACGAATTCATGCTCAAACGCCACCGCGGGTTGCCCAATCACATGAAAAAACCCATCGACGTGGGCTATTGGGTCGAACGCAACTGGAACACCGTCGAGGAGCCGCGCATCGACTCCATGCTTCCCGCCACCCGCGCCTTGCTGGAAGACCTGATGACCCTGCCGGATGTCCGCGCCTGCCACGATGCCACCGTGGCCGCGCATCAACGCCGCTTGGCCGAGATCATGCAGGATGTTGAAGAAACCCGCTTTCACTGGCAATTGGGCCTGACAACAAACAGCACCCCACCCAGCCCCGAGGCATTGCGCAGTTACCTGCGCACCATGGCGGCGGCACGGGGCAACAAGGGCTGA
- a CDS encoding pyridoxal-phosphate dependent enzyme has product MNAATQARFVPIQLTQATKTPLRRLRQVGKSSLWIKDETQQISGAFKFRGSMSFLSRQAVPTGVVTTASTGNHATGLSLAAREFGYEARIFVPEATPEAKQSRIREAGGKITLVKGDYEMALAQATQLAGSGAATLVPSYDHPDIVAGNRGIFSEIQSTLRQAPTRIYAPIGGGGVISGAILEMAGTNAQIIGVEFDEFARTHAIVSKKIGEIAPPARPAPASVEGIAIRSLGGHTSSIIGAAQNLKLAAVSAEQMAKACRLIWQQMGIKAELGACATVAAALADGDQPGTTVCVVTGGNIGGDVFNAIQNNDNI; this is encoded by the coding sequence ATGAATGCCGCGACACAGGCACGTTTTGTACCGATACAACTGACTCAAGCCACAAAAACCCCACTTCGCAGATTGCGCCAAGTGGGTAAAAGCAGCCTATGGATCAAGGATGAAACCCAACAGATCAGTGGCGCGTTCAAATTTCGCGGATCAATGTCTTTTCTTTCGCGGCAGGCCGTGCCGACGGGTGTGGTAACCACCGCATCCACGGGCAACCACGCCACCGGGCTTTCGCTGGCAGCACGCGAGTTCGGCTATGAGGCGCGGATTTTTGTCCCCGAAGCCACACCTGAGGCCAAGCAATCACGCATCCGCGAGGCGGGCGGCAAGATCACCTTGGTCAAAGGCGATTATGAAATGGCCTTGGCGCAGGCCACTCAACTGGCAGGATCAGGCGCCGCGACTTTGGTGCCAAGCTATGACCACCCTGATATTGTGGCGGGCAACCGTGGGATTTTCTCGGAAATCCAAAGCACACTTCGGCAAGCACCCACACGCATCTATGCCCCGATCGGTGGCGGCGGGGTTATCTCGGGTGCCATTCTTGAGATGGCCGGAACCAATGCGCAGATCATCGGCGTCGAATTTGACGAATTTGCACGCACCCATGCCATCGTGAGCAAAAAGATTGGTGAGATCGCACCGCCTGCGCGCCCTGCGCCCGCTTCGGTTGAAGGGATCGCCATCCGGTCTCTGGGGGGGCACACCTCCAGCATCATCGGTGCGGCACAAAACCTGAAACTGGCGGCAGTGTCGGCCGAGCAGATGGCCAAGGCATGCCGTCTGATTTGGCAACAAATGGGCATCAAAGCCGAGCTGGGAGCCTGCGCCACGGTTGCGGCAGCCTTGGCGGATGGCGATCAGCCGGGTACAACTGTTTGTGTAGTCACAGGCGGCAACATCGGGGGCGACGTGTTCAATGCCATCCAAAACAACGACAATATCTAA